In Zobellia roscoffensis, the following are encoded in one genomic region:
- a CDS encoding heavy metal translocating P-type ATPase has product MNSNNCFHCGDDCGTKAIVLDDKNFCCNGCKTVYEIFSGNDLDYYYDLQSAAGATPKIVEGRYDFLDSTPIVERLIEFNDGDLQIVNLYIPHIHCSSCIWILENLNKLNPSIKNGQVDFPKKTVRITYNSTNISLKEVVILLARIGYEPNISLDDFDNKKKSIDRSLIYKLGVAGFAFGNVMFLSFPDYFDLSSSDTSGGEFWLNRYEPVFHWLMFLFSLPVLLYAGRDYFISAYKGLRSKLLNIDVPIALGILVLFVRSTLEISFGWGSGFFDSLTGLIFFLLLGKFFQQKTYSFLSFERDYKSYFPIAITRISKEGKEETTQVHDIKKGDRLLIRNEELIPVDGILITGQARIDYSFVTGESEPVKKESGDKVFAGGKQLQGAIEMEALKSVSQSYLTQLWGNSVFQEDKASKFQTLTDSIGRRFTIAVLSIAFLSAAFWLYYDPSKALNVFTAVLIIACPCAIALASPFTLGNMLRIFGRKKFYLKDTRTIEQLAQIDTAIFDKTGTITTAKKSTATYEGMPLTDNEASLLKNTLRGSNHPLSRTLYSLLAEQNIFTLDEYEEHIGKGVEGTKDNEHIKAGSASFVGNTNTADTLNTSVHISSNATYKGKYVFHNEYRKGVSEVFKAMSKNFNVAILSGDNEGEKQRLEKLLPSLTPLYFNQKPHHKLDFIKTLQEQGKKVLMVGDGLNDAGALAQAEVGLAISENINVFSPASDGIMDASKFQQLVQYIIASKKAMKVIKLCFVLSLTYNLIGLYFAITGQLEPVIAAILMPLSSISVVGFATIATNAIGRKLQ; this is encoded by the coding sequence ATGAACTCTAACAATTGTTTCCATTGTGGTGACGACTGCGGCACAAAAGCCATAGTTCTAGACGATAAAAATTTCTGCTGTAATGGTTGTAAAACCGTTTATGAAATTTTTTCGGGTAATGATTTAGACTATTATTATGACCTACAATCAGCTGCTGGTGCCACACCAAAAATCGTTGAAGGAAGATACGATTTTTTGGATTCAACACCAATTGTCGAACGCCTTATTGAGTTCAATGACGGGGACTTACAAATTGTAAATCTCTACATACCGCATATTCATTGTAGTTCTTGTATTTGGATACTTGAGAACCTTAATAAACTAAATCCGTCTATAAAAAACGGACAGGTTGATTTTCCAAAAAAAACAGTCAGAATTACATATAACAGCACAAACATTTCCTTAAAGGAAGTAGTCATTCTTTTAGCAAGAATAGGTTATGAACCCAATATTTCATTAGATGATTTTGATAACAAGAAGAAAAGTATTGACCGCAGCCTTATTTATAAACTAGGTGTTGCAGGTTTTGCTTTTGGTAATGTTATGTTTTTATCATTTCCAGATTATTTCGACCTCTCTTCTAGCGACACATCCGGCGGCGAATTTTGGCTCAATAGATACGAACCGGTTTTTCACTGGCTCATGTTTTTATTTTCGCTACCCGTTCTCCTTTATGCGGGCAGAGATTATTTTATTTCGGCTTACAAAGGGCTCCGCAGTAAACTATTAAATATTGATGTTCCTATTGCTTTGGGAATTTTGGTTCTCTTTGTGCGTAGTACTTTAGAAATATCTTTTGGTTGGGGAAGCGGTTTTTTCGACTCCCTAACGGGATTAATATTCTTTCTGCTCTTAGGAAAGTTCTTTCAGCAGAAAACCTATTCTTTTCTATCATTCGAACGTGATTATAAATCCTATTTTCCTATTGCTATAACTCGAATTTCAAAAGAAGGAAAAGAAGAAACCACCCAGGTTCATGATATAAAGAAAGGTGACCGATTACTAATTCGTAACGAAGAATTGATTCCAGTTGATGGTATTCTCATAACTGGACAAGCACGTATTGATTATAGCTTTGTTACGGGGGAATCTGAACCCGTCAAAAAAGAGTCAGGAGACAAAGTATTTGCAGGAGGAAAACAGCTGCAAGGTGCTATAGAAATGGAAGCCTTAAAATCAGTTTCACAAAGTTACCTCACCCAATTATGGGGAAACAGTGTTTTTCAGGAAGACAAAGCCAGTAAGTTTCAAACTTTGACCGATAGTATTGGTCGGAGGTTTACCATTGCGGTACTTTCCATTGCTTTTTTATCGGCAGCATTTTGGTTGTATTATGACCCGAGCAAGGCCTTAAACGTTTTTACAGCAGTATTAATCATTGCCTGTCCTTGTGCTATTGCATTGGCATCACCTTTTACGCTAGGCAATATGCTCCGCATTTTTGGGCGAAAGAAATTTTACTTAAAAGACACCCGAACCATAGAACAACTGGCCCAAATAGATACCGCCATTTTTGACAAAACAGGAACTATTACAACTGCAAAAAAAAGTACGGCCACTTATGAAGGCATGCCACTTACGGACAATGAGGCATCCCTTTTAAAAAATACCCTACGCGGATCTAATCATCCATTGAGCAGAACATTATACAGCCTATTGGCCGAACAAAACATCTTCACTTTAGATGAATATGAAGAACATATTGGCAAAGGTGTTGAAGGAACCAAAGACAATGAACATATAAAAGCTGGATCCGCATCTTTTGTAGGAAATACGAATACTGCCGATACATTAAACACATCTGTACACATAAGTAGCAACGCAACTTACAAAGGCAAATATGTTTTTCATAATGAATACCGAAAAGGAGTTTCCGAAGTTTTTAAGGCGATGTCAAAAAACTTTAATGTAGCTATTCTATCTGGTGACAACGAAGGCGAAAAGCAACGTTTGGAAAAATTACTACCATCATTAACTCCCTTATATTTCAACCAGAAACCTCATCATAAATTAGATTTTATAAAAACGCTACAAGAACAAGGCAAAAAAGTACTCATGGTGGGCGACGGGCTTAATGATGCGGGTGCATTGGCACAAGCAGAAGTTGGTCTGGCCATTTCGGAGAATATAAATGTATTTTCCCCAGCCAGCGATGGTATTATGGATGCTTCAAAATTCCAACAATTGGTGCAGTACATAATAGCCTCAAAGAAGGCTATGAAAGTCATAAAACTGTGTTTTGTTTTATCCTTGACTTACAACCTCATTGGTCTTTATTTTGCCATTACCGGACAACTAGAACCTGTAATTGCTGCTATTTTAATGCCCTTGAGCTCAATAAGCGTTGTAGGTTTTGCTACCATAGCAACTAATGCTATTGGCAGGAAATTACAATAG
- a CDS encoding DoxX family membrane protein, with protein sequence MPSLKTATLLTHFKKTSLLQASIGIVYLWFGSLKFFSNASPAEEMAKDTISVLSLGLIPRETSIILLAILEVGIGIFLLLDLYRKQTVIVTLGHMVCTFTSLLLLSEISFTSSPFAPTLLGQYVIKNLIIIAALISIYQNTKKV encoded by the coding sequence ATGCCTTCTTTAAAAACTGCTACGCTTTTAACTCATTTCAAGAAAACTTCATTACTTCAGGCTTCAATAGGCATTGTCTATTTATGGTTTGGTAGTTTAAAATTTTTCAGTAATGCCAGTCCAGCAGAAGAAATGGCCAAAGACACCATCAGTGTTTTATCTTTGGGACTTATTCCTAGAGAAACCTCTATTATTCTCTTAGCTATTTTAGAAGTTGGTATCGGTATTTTCCTTCTTTTGGATTTATACAGAAAACAAACGGTAATTGTAACTCTTGGCCATATGGTTTGCACCTTTACCTCCTTATTGCTTTTAAGTGAAATTTCTTTTACTAGCAGTCCGTTCGCCCCTACTCTCCTGGGTCAGTACGTCATCAAAAACTTGATTATAATTGCTGCATTAATTTCCATTTATCAGAATACAAAAAAAGTATAA
- the ccoS gene encoding cbb3-type cytochrome oxidase assembly protein CcoS: MSVIYVLLAISIFVAVLFFIAFIVSVKSGQYDDSYTPSVRMLFEDELVKSTKDEKSS; the protein is encoded by the coding sequence ATGAGTGTAATTTATGTGTTATTGGCTATCAGCATTTTTGTTGCAGTCCTTTTTTTCATAGCATTTATTGTTTCGGTTAAAAGCGGTCAGTACGACGATTCGTATACGCCATCCGTGCGCATGCTTTTTGAAGATGAGCTCGTGAAGTCTACTAAGGATGAAAAGAGTAGTTAG
- the ccoN gene encoding cytochrome-c oxidase, cbb3-type subunit I, with protein MEVQQFYYDNKIVKNFLYATMFWGIVGMSVGLLLAFMFMFPNLTDGISWLSFGRLRPLHTNAVIFAFVGNAIYAGVYYSTQRLLKARMYSDFLSKFNFWGWQLIIVAAAITLPLGYTSSKEYAELEWPIDIAIAIVWVAFGVNLIGTMIKRRQRHLYVAIWFYLATFVTVAVLHIFNNIELPVSALKSYSVYAGVQDALVQWWYGHNAVAFFLTTPFLGLMYYFVPKAANRPVYSYRLSIVHFWSLIFIYIWAGPHHLLYSSLPDWAQNLGVAFSIMLLAPSWGGMINGLLTLRGAWDKVRTDPVLKFMVVAITGYGMATFEGPMLSLKNVNAIAHFSDWIIAHVHVGALAWNGFMTFGMIYWLVPRMTKNKLFSTGLANFHFWIGTLGIILYALPMYVAGFTQALMWKEFNPDGTLVYGNFLETVVEIMPMYWMRAIGGSLYIVGACVMIYNVVRTVRSGSTIEDELAEAAALTRVSKHRTVGETFHTWLERKPIQLTILATVAILIGGIIQIVPTLLVKSNIPTITSVKPYTPLELEGRDLYIREGCVNCHSQMVRPFRSEVERYGEYAKAGEFVYDHPFLWGSKRTGPDLLRVGGKYSDNWHLNHMYDPQSTSSGSIMPAYAWLVRDKHDRSNIQGKMEAMVTLGVPYTDEEIANADALMDVQAEKIEKNLYTDPDFAKTYEADKTYAAENGEEFVEMRDREIVALIAYLQRLGTDIKIKETGEIISDNKN; from the coding sequence ATGGAAGTACAGCAGTTTTATTACGATAACAAAATCGTGAAAAATTTCCTCTATGCAACCATGTTTTGGGGTATTGTGGGTATGTCTGTAGGCTTATTATTAGCCTTTATGTTCATGTTCCCCAACTTAACCGACGGTATATCGTGGTTGAGTTTTGGTCGATTACGTCCGTTGCATACCAACGCAGTAATTTTTGCATTCGTAGGAAATGCCATTTACGCAGGTGTTTACTATTCTACACAACGGCTACTGAAGGCGCGTATGTATAGTGATTTCCTAAGTAAGTTCAATTTTTGGGGGTGGCAATTGATTATTGTTGCGGCAGCCATAACCCTACCATTGGGGTACACAAGCTCTAAAGAATATGCTGAACTTGAATGGCCTATAGATATTGCTATTGCGATAGTTTGGGTTGCTTTTGGTGTGAACCTTATTGGCACTATGATTAAAAGGCGACAACGTCATCTTTATGTAGCCATCTGGTTTTACTTGGCGACTTTCGTTACGGTAGCCGTATTACACATTTTCAACAATATAGAATTACCTGTTAGTGCTTTAAAAAGTTACTCGGTTTACGCGGGTGTTCAAGATGCATTGGTACAATGGTGGTACGGGCATAATGCCGTAGCATTTTTCCTAACTACTCCGTTTTTAGGTCTTATGTACTATTTCGTACCAAAAGCAGCAAACAGACCCGTGTATTCGTATCGACTATCCATTGTTCATTTCTGGTCATTGATTTTTATATACATCTGGGCAGGTCCACACCACTTATTGTATTCTTCCTTACCAGATTGGGCTCAAAATTTAGGTGTAGCGTTCTCTATCATGCTTTTGGCACCATCTTGGGGCGGCATGATTAACGGTCTATTGACTTTACGTGGCGCTTGGGATAAAGTGCGTACAGACCCTGTTTTAAAATTTATGGTGGTTGCAATTACTGGTTATGGTATGGCAACTTTTGAAGGCCCAATGCTTTCTCTTAAAAACGTAAATGCAATTGCACACTTTAGTGATTGGATTATTGCGCACGTACACGTAGGTGCTCTAGCATGGAATGGTTTTATGACTTTTGGTATGATCTACTGGTTAGTTCCAAGAATGACAAAAAACAAACTGTTCTCTACTGGCTTGGCAAACTTCCATTTCTGGATAGGTACTTTAGGTATTATTCTATACGCCTTACCCATGTACGTAGCCGGATTTACTCAAGCATTAATGTGGAAAGAATTCAACCCAGATGGCACATTGGTCTATGGTAACTTCTTAGAAACTGTGGTAGAAATAATGCCTATGTATTGGATGCGCGCTATTGGTGGTAGTCTCTATATTGTTGGGGCCTGCGTTATGATTTACAATGTAGTTCGTACTGTACGTTCTGGTAGTACAATTGAAGATGAATTGGCTGAAGCTGCTGCACTTACTCGGGTATCAAAACACAGAACTGTTGGTGAAACTTTCCATACCTGGTTAGAACGTAAGCCTATACAATTAACAATTTTGGCTACCGTGGCTATTTTAATTGGAGGTATTATACAGATTGTACCTACTCTTTTGGTCAAATCAAACATACCGACCATTACCAGTGTAAAACCCTATACTCCTTTAGAATTGGAAGGTCGTGACCTGTACATTCGTGAGGGTTGTGTAAACTGTCACTCGCAAATGGTTCGCCCTTTTAGAAGTGAGGTAGAACGTTATGGCGAATATGCCAAAGCTGGTGAATTTGTCTACGATCACCCATTCCTTTGGGGTAGTAAACGTACCGGACCTGATTTACTTAGAGTTGGAGGAAAGTATTCTGATAACTGGCATTTGAACCACATGTATGACCCACAAAGCACCTCATCTGGCTCTATCATGCCTGCCTATGCCTGGTTAGTCCGCGATAAACATGACCGAAGTAATATTCAAGGTAAGATGGAAGCCATGGTCACCTTGGGTGTTCCCTATACCGATGAAGAAATTGCTAATGCAGATGCCCTTATGGATGTACAAGCTGAAAAAATCGAGAAAAACTTGTACACTGACCCCGATTTTGCAAAAACCTATGAAGCTGATAAAACATATGCAGCTGAAAACGGTGAAGAATTCGTAGAAATGCGAGATAGAGAAATCGTAGCCTTAATCGCATACCTACAACGACTAGGTACTGACATTAAAATAAAAGAGACAGGCGAAATAATATCAGATAACAAAAACTAA
- a CDS encoding CcoQ/FixQ family Cbb3-type cytochrome c oxidase assembly chaperone: MFKFVKGYMETIDGVATYPMISLLIFFVFFTLLFWWVVTASKSYIKEVSELPLEEDNQQNLDL; the protein is encoded by the coding sequence ATGTTCAAATTTGTAAAAGGATATATGGAAACTATTGATGGTGTAGCAACCTACCCCATGATATCATTACTCATCTTCTTTGTGTTTTTCACATTGCTATTCTGGTGGGTTGTGACCGCCTCAAAATCATACATAAAAGAAGTGAGTGAATTGCCTTTGGAAGAAGATAACCAACAAAACCTAGACCTATGA
- a CDS encoding cbb3-type cytochrome c oxidase N-terminal domain-containing protein, protein MKNTSTWWIKIPLIFFLIFGLTEFFVDSGELPAFIKYPMVQVFLVFILFLLIVIAIITRAIENVMFQTLSKEGQERYIAAKNKSFQWEWGQKTYQKMLGSKPIEKEGEIILDHNYDGIRELDNNLPPWWVYLFYASIVFGVVYLLRFHVFNDYTQDQEYEQEVAAAQLEIEAYKKTAKGLVDANTVELLTDASDISAGKSIFESNCVACHMTDGGGGIGPNLTDKNWILGGGIKNVFHTISEGGRDGKGMIAWKQNLKPAEIAQVASYVLSFQGTTPANPKAPEGDVWADPNAPEQTIPATETNTEQEIDSTSVSMN, encoded by the coding sequence ATGAAAAATACATCAACCTGGTGGATTAAAATACCACTGATTTTCTTTTTAATATTTGGTTTGACGGAGTTTTTCGTTGATTCAGGAGAGTTGCCGGCCTTTATAAAATACCCAATGGTGCAGGTATTTCTTGTATTCATTTTGTTCTTGCTCATCGTCATTGCGATAATTACTAGAGCTATTGAAAACGTAATGTTCCAAACCCTTTCAAAAGAAGGCCAAGAACGTTATATAGCCGCGAAAAACAAATCTTTTCAATGGGAATGGGGACAAAAAACCTACCAAAAAATGTTGGGTTCTAAGCCTATTGAAAAAGAGGGTGAAATTATTCTTGACCATAATTATGATGGTATTCGAGAACTAGATAACAACTTACCACCATGGTGGGTATATCTTTTCTATGCATCAATCGTATTTGGTGTCGTTTACCTCTTGCGGTTTCATGTATTTAATGACTACACCCAAGACCAAGAGTATGAGCAAGAAGTAGCTGCTGCTCAATTAGAAATAGAAGCATACAAAAAAACTGCTAAAGGTCTTGTTGATGCAAATACAGTAGAATTGCTTACCGACGCATCTGATATTAGTGCGGGTAAAAGCATTTTTGAAAGCAACTGTGTTGCCTGTCATATGACTGATGGTGGCGGTGGTATCGGACCTAACCTAACCGATAAAAATTGGATTTTAGGCGGAGGAATTAAGAATGTATTCCATACCATTTCAGAAGGTGGTCGTGATGGTAAAGGTATGATTGCATGGAAACAAAACTTAAAACCTGCCGAGATTGCACAGGTTGCTAGTTATGTACTGAGCTTTCAAGGTACTACACCGGCTAACCCTAAAGCACCAGAAGGTGATGTCTGGGCAGACCCGAACGCACCAGAACAAACTATTCCGGCTACAGAAACTAATACTGAACAAGAGATTGATTCTACATCGGTTTCTATGAACTGA
- the ccoG gene encoding cytochrome c oxidase accessory protein CcoG encodes MAQDQDNFRDSIGTIKEDGKRAWVFPKKPSGKFYDYRKYVSYVLLTFLIASPFIKINGNQFLMFNVLERRFNIFGFPFYPQDFHLFVISMIIGVVFIALFTVAFGRIFCGWMCPQTIFMEMVFRRIEYWIDGDRGAQMRLDRQPWNAEKIRKRVLKWFVFFIISFIIANVFLAYLIGSDRLIQYITDGPSQHLSTMLSLLIFTAVFYFVFAWFREQVCIIACPYGRMQGVLLDNQSIVVAYDHKRGEAENGRKKWRKNEDREALGHGDCIDCFQCVNVCPTGIDIRNGTQLECVNCTACIDECDTIMEKVNLPKGLIRYASEDEITKKEKFKFTPRLKGYTAVLVILTGVLVGMMFLRNDLEANILRLPGQLYEHKEGNIISNVYTYKLLNKTTKSVDNVHFELISPKGEIKLVRHENFDVQPEALAEGTLFIEINASVLSGDKNNLKIGVFSNDKLIETTTARFLAPRSYK; translated from the coding sequence ATGGCACAAGACCAAGATAACTTCAGAGATTCTATTGGTACTATCAAAGAAGATGGAAAACGGGCATGGGTATTTCCTAAAAAGCCTAGTGGCAAATTTTACGACTACCGTAAATATGTGAGCTATGTACTCCTTACATTCTTGATTGCTTCTCCGTTTATTAAAATAAATGGCAACCAATTCTTGATGTTCAATGTGTTAGAAAGGCGATTCAACATCTTTGGGTTTCCGTTTTATCCGCAAGATTTTCACCTCTTTGTCATCTCTATGATTATTGGGGTAGTTTTCATTGCTCTTTTTACGGTGGCATTTGGTCGTATTTTTTGTGGGTGGATGTGCCCTCAGACCATTTTTATGGAAATGGTTTTCCGTAGGATAGAATATTGGATAGATGGTGACCGTGGCGCCCAAATGCGACTTGACAGACAACCCTGGAACGCCGAAAAGATTCGTAAACGGGTTTTAAAATGGTTCGTTTTTTTCATCATATCATTTATCATAGCTAATGTGTTTCTGGCTTATTTGATTGGTAGTGACCGTCTAATACAATACATAACAGACGGACCATCGCAGCATTTGAGTACCATGTTATCGCTTTTAATATTTACAGCGGTATTCTATTTTGTATTTGCTTGGTTTAGAGAACAGGTTTGTATAATTGCCTGCCCATACGGGCGTATGCAAGGGGTTTTACTAGACAACCAATCTATTGTTGTTGCTTATGACCACAAACGGGGTGAAGCTGAAAACGGAAGAAAAAAGTGGCGTAAAAATGAAGACCGAGAAGCATTGGGCCATGGTGATTGTATTGACTGTTTTCAATGTGTAAATGTTTGCCCTACAGGAATAGACATTAGAAATGGAACGCAACTAGAATGTGTAAACTGTACGGCTTGTATTGATGAGTGTGATACCATTATGGAAAAAGTCAATCTCCCAAAAGGATTGATTCGCTATGCCAGTGAAGATGAAATTACCAAAAAAGAAAAATTCAAATTTACTCCTCGTTTAAAAGGGTATACGGCCGTATTGGTCATTTTAACCGGAGTACTTGTGGGAATGATGTTTTTAAGAAATGACCTCGAAGCAAATATTTTACGGTTACCAGGCCAACTTTACGAACATAAAGAAGGGAACATTATCAGTAATGTATACACCTATAAACTACTAAACAAAACAACCAAGTCAGTAGATAATGTTCATTTTGAATTGATATCCCCTAAAGGGGAAATAAAACTGGTACGCCATGAGAATTTTGATGTGCAGCCCGAAGCGCTAGCGGAAGGCACTTTGTTTATAGAAATCAATGCTTCGGTATTGAGCGGTGACAAAAACAACTTGAAAATTGGGGTATTTAGTAATGATAAACTTATAGAAACTACCACGGCCCGCTTTTTAGCACCACGTAGTTACAAATAG
- a CDS encoding FixH family protein, with the protein MKINWGTGIVIAIIGFISFILFFVIRMTTSHNANHDLVTEEYYKAELGYQKEIDAEQNAFNATKQIQLKKAADGLQIVFPEGYNNTNVSGIVSLYRPSNKHLDFDLPISLSNSHLLIPDKRLLDGRWDIKIFWKHQGKDFLHKESITF; encoded by the coding sequence ATGAAAATAAATTGGGGTACAGGTATCGTAATAGCCATTATAGGTTTCATAAGTTTTATTCTGTTTTTCGTGATTCGAATGACCACAAGTCATAATGCGAATCATGATTTGGTGACTGAAGAGTATTATAAAGCTGAATTAGGTTATCAAAAAGAAATTGATGCAGAGCAAAATGCGTTTAATGCAACGAAACAAATACAACTAAAAAAAGCAGCCGACGGATTGCAAATCGTCTTTCCTGAAGGCTATAACAATACAAATGTGTCTGGCATTGTGTCCCTTTACAGACCGTCTAATAAGCACTTGGATTTTGACTTACCCATTAGTCTATCCAATTCACATTTGCTCATACCTGACAAACGCTTATTAGATGGTCGTTGGGACATAAAAATATTCTGGAAACACCAAGGGAAAGATTTTTTACACAAAGAAAGCATAACGTTTTAA
- a CDS encoding sulfite exporter TauE/SafE family protein has translation MILSAVILGLMGSLHCVGMCGPIAFMLPVDHSNNFKKFGQILIYHFGRLMAYGIIGLLFGLLGKGLSLFGIQQKLSIAIGILMILVVLIPYKTFNKYNLSKPIYKIISKVKNQLGKELKKKTPDTFLTIGFLNGFLPCGLVYMALFGAIAMGNALQGSLYMILFGLGTLPLMTTAIYFSGLLKGGIRHKVQKAIPVFVIVIGLLFIVRGLGLGIPYVSPAPITEMASSAIECHN, from the coding sequence ATGATTCTATCTGCTGTCATATTAGGTCTAATGGGAAGCTTACACTGCGTGGGTATGTGTGGGCCTATTGCCTTTATGCTTCCAGTAGACCACTCTAATAATTTTAAAAAATTCGGACAGATACTTATATATCATTTTGGGCGATTAATGGCCTACGGTATCATTGGACTCCTCTTTGGTCTTTTGGGAAAAGGGCTTTCCCTTTTCGGTATACAGCAGAAACTCTCCATTGCCATTGGTATTTTAATGATTTTGGTGGTTTTAATTCCATATAAAACATTCAACAAATACAATCTCTCAAAACCCATTTACAAAATCATATCAAAGGTTAAAAACCAACTGGGCAAAGAACTTAAAAAAAAGACTCCCGATACTTTCTTGACGATTGGGTTTTTAAACGGTTTTTTACCCTGTGGGCTAGTCTATATGGCTCTTTTTGGCGCTATTGCAATGGGGAATGCTTTACAGGGAAGTTTATATATGATTCTGTTTGGCCTAGGTACTCTTCCTTTGATGACTACGGCCATATATTTTAGCGGCCTGTTAAAAGGCGGTATTCGCCATAAAGTACAAAAAGCCATACCCGTTTTTGTAATTGTCATAGGCTTGCTTTTTATTGTGAGAGGTCTTGGCCTAGGGATTCCTTATGTATCTCCTGCTCCCATTACAGAAATGGCATCTAGTGCTATAGAATGCCATAATTAA
- a CDS encoding GTP-binding protein, with the protein MKPLPNEIVLRPRFQLDVPEHKEKVLKNFENSAVPPFLVNRLDEHVFIKFNAKNNHFWSPQLHLQIDELDASSCRVHGIFGPNPTLWTFFMFVHFVVAALFLILGTWAYSSASLNKPYHLQLGLMAMIVVVWFVLYFFGRSGKRKGKPQMQKLYGFMMRVLTP; encoded by the coding sequence ATGAAACCATTACCGAACGAAATTGTACTTCGCCCCAGGTTTCAGTTAGATGTGCCCGAGCACAAAGAAAAAGTCCTGAAAAATTTTGAAAACTCGGCAGTGCCTCCGTTTTTAGTAAACCGTTTAGATGAGCATGTATTTATCAAATTCAACGCCAAAAACAACCATTTCTGGTCACCTCAACTCCACTTGCAGATAGATGAACTAGATGCTTCCAGCTGCCGTGTACATGGCATATTTGGACCTAACCCTACCCTTTGGACATTCTTTATGTTCGTTCATTTTGTTGTTGCCGCCCTATTTCTAATTTTAGGAACCTGGGCGTATTCAAGTGCATCTTTAAATAAACCTTACCACTTGCAACTAGGACTAATGGCTATGATAGTAGTGGTATGGTTTGTACTTTACTTTTTTGGACGAAGCGGTAAACGAAAAGGAAAGCCACAAATGCAAAAACTATACGGGTTTATGATGAGAGTTCTTACGCCATAA